The sequence CTTAGCAGCAATGGGGAATTGCCGGCTCCGTCGGTAAGGTCGGGGCGGCGGGAGCTGGCCAAGCACAGGAGGGTTCGCAGGGTGATTTACAGGCACGGCATAGACGGGCTGGTCTCGCCTCGGGACAGCCACAGCCATCGCTGAAGAGCTCTCGGTGTGTTGGGAAACAGGTGACTGGAAGCTGGGCGGCCAAGAAAACTTGTTATTGCTCTCTGAAGCTTTCACGTGGAAAACACGTACTCCGTGGTTAATGTGGGACTTGGTACATGAATTTAAAAGACTGAATATATCAACTGGTATGCCATTCTTTAAAGTCATGTTTAAACAGGGGCACAACTAGGAAAAATATAACAACATTATCTAAAAAGTTCTATGAATCATATTACCCCAAAACTAAATGAGTCCACGTGATgtcaaatgcatttttattcccATCATAAAATGTAGAGGACCTTGTTAACAAAACTTCTCAAAGGCCTTTTCTAGATCAAAGGTTATTGAGAAAAGCCCTTTGTGATTAACGCGCTTTGGTCAATGCTGAAGTAGCAGTGACAGGCACGACTCTTCAAGTCCTGCTAGTGGTGAAACTGAAACCTCCACGTTGCCAgctccataaaaataaaaaactgagGCAGAGGATGGAGCTTGTACTTTGGGACTTTTTGGCAGAGATTATTAATTTTCCCTCTCCTGAGGTTTTGACGGAATTAATACAAAAGAACAACGGTGCTACTTGCGAGTTTtaacttgttttgtttaaattctGTAAATTACCATCcctgagaaaaaaagacatctaTAGAAATCTGTGGGGTTTTCTAAGAGATTCCTGCCCAGAGATCCTGGTATGTTTTCTCCCAGCTCGGTTTAACTCCCCTTGTGGCACTGAAGTACAATCAGACACAAGAGAAAAGATGAATACTTGTGTCTTACCTGCTGTTATCcaggaggagacacagcttCAATTGAGGGGTGGTGGGTACATcaccccattaaaaaaaaaaggaaacttccAAGGGAAAAGGGGTGGAAAGCCAGTGATCTAGGTATAGAACAATAAAGGAGTATGAGATTAAACCAAATTCTTATCTGTACAGAAATACTAAATGTATGTTcccctaagaaaaaaaaaatccacctgcCAGTCAGACAAAACCACTTTGCTAAGTTTCCATGGTTGTAGTGCTGAGAACAGGCTGACTTTTAGTGGCATGGAAAAACATTCCTGTATGGATTGACATTGTTTGTGTCCTGCTCACACAGTTGACTGCATCCAGCTGAAAGTGCCCGTGATTCAGCAGCTGTACCACTGGGACTGCGGGCTGGCCTGCTCCAGGATGGTGCTTCAGTAAGTGCCTCTCAGAGTGGGAAATGCCATTCCATGGGGAGGGCTAGCAGGAGGCAAATCCCAGGGAGAAGAGGTGTGTTGGAGCAGCCCTGAGTTCAGTCTTAGGAGAGCAGCAGTTTTTGAGGTACCCTTGGACAGTGACTGCTGCTTGGGCCTgacccagctctccagcagaaGCAAGGGAAAACATAAACTGAAGTGAACTTTGGACCCTTTTGAATAATTGACTAATTACACAGATGCAGAATAGCTAATCAGCTCTGAACTTTGCAGGCTGGCATGCATAAGCTCATAGAAAGTGTTGCCTTTCCTGTTGTTACGATTAAGAAATCATAGTTAGCTGTGACTCATCTGAttcctttctgtgttttcaagTGATGGGTAGGTGTATCCCAGTTTATGAGTGTGTGCTGTACCTGTACTacctctgtcctgctgagcccCAACCTGTGGGATGAGTGTTTGTGTTCCAAGAGTAGTTTCAGCTTCAAAATTGTGTTGCcctctgggggtttttttgtttatttttggttttttgaactAGTAGCTGTCCTGCTGAACTCCTCTTTCCTTCCACAGAGGAACATGAGCTTAGGTGCAGGAGAAATACCTATTTAGATGTCCACTTAGTAGATATGAAGCAGaagattttcatttctctccatCCCTTCTGCCAAGACGTTAGTCCGTGTGCTGGTAATTTCCCATCTTGACTACTGTAACCTCTATTCCCTTTACCTCTTTGCCACTCCAGTCTGCCCAAAACTCAGCTTCCAAGATTAATCTTCTTACCCTGCTGATCTGACCTTGTTTGCCCTGCATCCTCAATTCcagttgctttttattttttatcatttactTCCATTTGTTTTCTTACTTTCAGAACTCCCTGTAGCTACCTTGCTCTGCCCCTTTGCAACCTGTCCCAAGCTTCCTCCTGACTTCCATCTCccactttcttccttttgtgtCATCAGTGCCTAAGACAAGCTTCCTTTGAATATTTACTGAATTCCTTTATGGCTCCTTCTTTTAAAATCCATCTATTGTGTGAAGGAAGTTTTAGTCTTTAACTCTCTTTTCTGTGTTGGCTCTAATACTCTTGTACATTACACTGTAAACCCTTCAGGACAGAGTTCTATACCAGCTTGACTCTGGTACAGCACCTGTACACTTCTAGCACTCTAAAACAGTCAAGGCACCACACATTTCCAACTTTAAAAAGTCAGCAATAAATCCAGTTAAAAATTCCCTATTCCCTTCCCTTAAATTTCTGTCTCCTTtgtgggttggtttggttttttttttggttatttctTAGCCAAGCCTGTTGTTTCAGTTTTTATGTGCTGTGATGTAGAGGCTTGGACTACAGCACACATTTTGCTTCTCTTAAGATCTGtgcttcccttcccctgcctttCTTGATACTGTAGGTACCTGAATCATTTGGACAATGATGAGTTTCAGAAAGCCATCCAGGAACTCCAGTTAACAAAGAGTATCTGGACTATTGACCTGGCCTACCTAATGCGGCACTTCGGAGTTAAGCATAAATTTTGCACCCAGACACTCGGAGTGGACAAGGGCTACAAAAATCAGGTCAGTATTCTCATCTACAGGGGGAGAGCAGGCAGCTTTAAAAGCCCTGAGTGTCATGCTGTAAAAGCTCTGGTGTCTTACTGACAGTCAACCACAGTTAATTTGACCTACTGCCAAAATTGGCACAAATCTGTTCCAAAGGCAGTATGATCCCATATTGATTCcatcttttgaatttttgaaAAGTTTGCATGTAGTGTTCATGAAAGGTTCCAACCTATTTGACAGCCTTGGAGACTGAAGCCCTGTATTTATCTACAGAACAGGtacagcctgggcagcagcagtgtttaGCTTCCACACTTTCCCCACCACCGTGCCTCAGCCTTGACCTGGAAGATCCACCTCTAGAGGTGAGAGGGGaactcagcctcccatccacTGAGAGCTTGGCCTCTCCAGGGCCTGTAGCAGTGGTGACTTTATTGCAAGCTCCTGCCCAGTTTCCCCTGGGAAACCAGACAGGCTTCTGTTATGTAGGCAGCTGAACAGCCACAGGATAGAAACTGCAACAGTGACTGACCAGGAgcaaatttaatttataattcaGAGCAGAAATCCTTGCCTTGTTTCCAGCAAACTAAGGGACAGATCTTTTATCCCATAGCCAGAGCTCTAACTTATGCAGGCTCTTGCTAGCAGACTCTAAGTGGTGGATTACCCAAGGTAAACACCATTCCAGTTCAGAACTTCTGTTATTTCCACAGTCATTTTACAGGAAGCACTTTGACACAGAAGAGAATCGAGTGAATCAGCTCTTTGCACAAGCCAAAGACTGCAAGGTGCTGGTGGAGAAATGGtaagctgttttctttctctttggaGATTCTGTGGGCCTCTGCTTTTCTTGGAGGCACCAGGCTAAATCACTGAAAGAGACTGAAATCAAGCCCTAAGCCTTTTTTTACCAATTAGTGTCTTTCTCCTATAGCTGTCTCAAAAAACCTCATGCACATCAAGAGCTAATAATGaagtttgaagaaaaattaGTCATGATGCAAAGTGATAAGAAAATGCTGATGGGAGCTGACTGTGTTTTGAATTTGGTTATCCATTACACTTAGGCAGTAGGGAGTGCCTACAGCACTCTAATTGGCCATTGTTGGAATTAAGGAGAATGCTGTGTGGGTACAGAACTCATTGTTCCCAGAGCGACACAAACATTATGGATCTCTGTTCCCAGACAAACATGCAAATTTAAAGTTAGCATAGGAGCTTTTGCCAAGGAGACCATGAAATAAGGAACTCCATGAAAGAACTACAAACccagaagaaatggaaaaactgcaGAATCTTCATAATCAGCAGTGAAATTCGACTGGGGAATGACTAAGCATCCAACTTGAGCTGCATCCCTTTTTATAGGGAAGCTGGATTTGGATCCCTGCTGTCAAAGTGGGGTAAATGATTAGTGGTAAGGAAAGAAGAGAGGATATGGGGCAGCCACAATAACATTTGAATGCTGGAGCATAACTTATATTTAGCAGAGTCAAGTGTCCTTTCTAACACGCATGTCACCTTCACTTTAACTGATAATAAGCTGTGACAGGACAGAAGGGACACACAGTCTCTCTTGCTTTTGCAGTCTTTAGACCGTGGCCTTGAtcaaggcagggacagagggcacATTTACCTGTGCAGTACTGAGTCTGGGGCATCAGAGGGGGGAAGGATTAAATACAAAGCACATGAGTTCAGCCAGGTGGtgcacacagcacagacacctGGAACTGATCCAAGAGATGAGTTTCTGACGCATATGGAACACACCATCTGCCTCAGAGAGGGACAGCTTTCAACAGATGAGGTTATAGGTGATGTTTGGTGAACACTTACTCTCTGTAGAAATAAAGCCTAAAATATGAGGCAATTCAAAACTTCAGCTAGGAGGATGACAGTCCTGAGTGACAGAGGCATACCTGGGTACATCTTAATTTGGTTAGTGGTTACACAACATTTAACCACTCACTCAATACAGATTTGGTGTTTCAGAGATAAGCTTTGCTAACAGCAAGAGAGAACATTTCACTTAAAATTTGCCTACAACAGAAGTCCCTCAAGTTACTGAGTGAGTTGCCAGTTCCTTTAATTCTGTTCTCTGGGGCATCTGATGTGTCATCTCAGAATGTGTTACTGCAGAATCCAGAGCTGTTGCTCtgcacttcagcagcagcaataaaatgaaaaggctGTGAATGCTACAGGTTCTGTCAGGCTTTGTCCATAGCAAAGCCTGCAGGGTTTAACACTAAAGATCTGTACCTGTGATAAAGAAGTTTATCTATAGTGTATCTATCAAGTGCCAGCTGCACTGTCCACCATAGGCACTTTGTTTACACCAGCCTCTTTCAAtaagtgtgtgtgtttttttccttgcagcacAGTAACTGTTCAAGACATCCAAAACCACCTGTCCCAGGGCCACGTCGCCATCGTCCTTGTGAACGcagtcctgctgctgtgtgacctTTGCTCAAGTCCTGTCAAATACTGCTGCTTCCTTCCCATTGGACAGAAGTGCTTCTGCAGGAGCCCTGACTACCAGGGCCATTTCATTGTGTTATGTGGCTACAACAAAGCCTCAGGGAGTATTTACTACAACAACCCTGCCTATGCTGACCGTGAGTAGCCTGTCCCTGATTCAGCCAGTGCATTCCTAACGAGAgacacagagccacagctggagctCCCCTCACAGTGCACAGGCATCTTAAGCATCACTGCCCAATTTGTCAGAAGGGGTTTTGCCACATTAATTAGATCAGTGCTGCATTTTGGGATATGATTTATTTGAAGAATTCACATAGGCATTCTAGCAATTGGCTTGCCTGGCTTTCAGATGGGTTAGTGAGAGATGCTgaaatgtctgtgtgcagaatATAGCAGAAGGGCCAGTTTGGTACCTGTCTGCAGCATTACTTCAGGGAGCTCTCTAAGGGGAAAAATCTACCTGAATAAAGCTGTAACCTAAGCTGCTGGGTGTAGTCTCTATACTACTGTTACATCCCATGTAAGAACCTTTCACTGGCAAATCCTGCATTTTTTCTAACATGTTGTTCCTCCTTCCAGGAACATGCTGCACCAGCATCAGTAACTTTGAGGAAGCCAGGACAAGTTATGGCACGGATGAAGATATTCTGTTCATCTACACAGACAGCTGACACCCACCCAGAcactcctgctccttcctgcacagcctgcagggcagctggctGCTCGTCTCAGGACTCCCCTGCACACACCTCACTCCTGGACTGCAGTGGGACCTTCACCAAGGGAGGCTTTACAGACATTGACAGGACTATATTGCAATGCTGTCCctaccttttccttttttttttttggttttttttgattttGCAATATctgtctttggtttttttcttcccctaatTTTCAAAATTGCACATCTGACAGCAGTTCTAAAATACAGGCCCAAAGCCTGTTCACTTTCagcttattttcaaattaaacacataagaaaaaaaagcaccaaattTATGAATTTCAACACTTGGTAATATTTGCATAGGTTTAggtaaacaaaggaaaaaatagaaaatacctgtttctctctctgtcaAAGCATGAAGGGCTGGTCTTCATACAAAACCTATGGATTTGAAGTTCAGCAGGAtattgtaaaaggaaaaaattactaaTTTAAACCAtctttaaataacaaaaaaaagccttgcTGGTTCATCAGTATTGTCTGCAATGTAGGAAACTTCCCATCTACCAAATTCACAGAGATTTAGCATTTATGCAACTGCAATACTGGAATTACTCCCTTGCACTACAAACTCAGTCTCTTTTGGCTAAATCCTCGTGGATgactgctcagagctccacaTTGCTCCAGAACATTAAGTGGAAAGATTTTATTTGCACTTGGAAGTCTTTACTGCTCTTTGCAAAAAGCTCTGAATGTTATGCCACACACATGGGCCAGTTTCTGCAGAATCCATTCTAAATATGAACAttctaaatatttaaacttagtaagcaaatgcagaaaattaTCATCCACACTAATGGTATATATTTTGTGTGTAAAGTGTAAATATCTGACCGCATCTACTGCATTGTATCTAAAATGCTAAATCATAATTTGAGCCAAATTTTGCTGTTAGTATTAGTTCAGTGACATTCTCAGAAGAGCTAAAATCAATTAAGGAAAGAGGAAATACAAACATACCTTCTACAAGTAAAAAGGCAGGAACTTAGATTGTTCTAGCTCTTATACTGCAGCTGTATGTGGATTAAGTTGTTGCTATATGGAGACATTAAGTGAAATTGGTAACACCCATTCATAGCCCTTTCCTCTGTTACCTGAGGAGCACTCTGAAGTGTAAGAAAAACCACTTATTTCAGCTTCATCCATCCTAATTTCTTCCAAGTCTCAATCTTCAGTCCTGCCTGTATGAACGTGAGTAGGAAAACCAGCACTGACATAAAACTAGGAAAATTTGCACTGAAGACAGAGGTCCCACATCTCTGGCATGGTTTTAGGAAAAGAACTGTTCAAGTTCTGAAACTGTGGatataataaatagaaattCTCCTTTCagcatagaaaaagaaaatgtttatctTGGTAAAAAAATTTATCAGTTGTTGACTAACTGAAAAGTACACAGTGTTGACTAAGTACTTAGTAGAGTCAAGAGTGCTCCTTTCTACAAAGGCAAAAAATAGTAACAGAACATCTAAAATGCAGTAAgccttaaaaaacccaaacaaaagcGTGTGACAGGAAGCTTTGTGTGTCAAGTTTTGATTATCATTGGTGAAGTTTAAATACATTCTGGCAGTGATGAGCAACAGGGAGGATGTGATTTGTGGAGAACTGGTCCATCAGTGCCACCAGCAGAATCCTTCCAGAAGAAAGGTACAAAACCTGTTGAAGGTAATGCCTTTCAACTCTCCAAAGTGAACAACCACAAGACTCCCGGTCTGGGAATTTTTATGTCCAGGGCCAAAATCGTGATGTTTGATTTTAAGAGAGTGTATTATCTCTGTTAATAATTAACAGGTATGGAAGCTACAGGCTGTTAGAGTACCCCCTTAACCCATGCATTTTCAGGTAGGTAGTTCATTCAATACCATTAAACTGCCACAGGATTTATCTTAGAGCAGGCTTGATTAGTTGAATAAAACCAATTCTTACAAAGGCTTGTCATTGGCATTCAGCATCTTACTGTTTCCATTGCCAAAAGGGAATCCTGGGTGTATAGGAAACATGAACTGAAGGGCAGGCTGAGTGTGCTGAAGTGCACACACAGGTGTAACAATACTGACAGGTAAGTGTTGGGTACCCAGGGTTTAAATGCTTCAACAAAAGTGAAAGATAAAGCTGTCTCAGCTAGTGCAGACAAAGGGGAGGTCCAGTATGACAGCAGGATCTCATACAGCTGCCAAATGGAAGATGGCTGTGAGAGATGGAAACACAAGGGAGAAGCAAAAGCCCAGTGAAAAGACTGAGTATGTGACACAAATTCAACTGAAAAAGCATCTGCACAAGCATCCAGAACACctgcattttctgaaattttgttTCCTATTACAAGATTGTCTATCAAAACACTCTGAAAATGTTCTGTTGCTTTGTTTCTGTCAGGATGTCAATAGCAAAGGAAGGGGATTTTACATGCA comes from Molothrus aeneus isolate 106 chromosome 18, BPBGC_Maene_1.0, whole genome shotgun sequence and encodes:
- the GUCD1 gene encoding protein GUCD1 isoform X1; this encodes MKSPREAGEPPPVDCIQLKVPVIQQLYHWDCGLACSRMVLQYLNHLDNDEFQKAIQELQLTKSIWTIDLAYLMRHFGVKHKFCTQTLGVDKGYKNQVQPGQQQCLASTLSPPPCLSLDLEDPPLESFYRKHFDTEENRVNQLFAQAKDCKVLVEKCTVTVQDIQNHLSQGHVAIVLVNAVLLLCDLCSSPVKYCCFLPIGQKCFCRSPDYQGHFIVLCGYNKASGSIYYNNPAYADRTCCTSISNFEEARTSYGTDEDILFIYTDS
- the GUCD1 gene encoding protein GUCD1 isoform X2, whose translation is MKSPREAGEPPPVDCIQLKVPVIQQLYHWDCGLACSRMVLQYLNHLDNDEFQKAIQELQLTKSIWTIDLAYLMRHFGVKHKFCTQTLGVDKGYKNQSFYRKHFDTEENRVNQLFAQAKDCKVLVEKCTVTVQDIQNHLSQGHVAIVLVNAVLLLCDLCSSPVKYCCFLPIGQKCFCRSPDYQGHFIVLCGYNKASGSIYYNNPAYADRTCCTSISNFEEARTSYGTDEDILFIYTDS
- the GUCD1 gene encoding protein GUCD1 isoform X3 is translated as MRHFGVKHKFCTQTLGVDKGYKNQVQPGQQQCLASTLSPPPCLSLDLEDPPLESFYRKHFDTEENRVNQLFAQAKDCKVLVEKCTVTVQDIQNHLSQGHVAIVLVNAVLLLCDLCSSPVKYCCFLPIGQKCFCRSPDYQGHFIVLCGYNKASGSIYYNNPAYADRTCCTSISNFEEARTSYGTDEDILFIYTDS